The Terriglobia bacterium genome includes the window AACAGCAAGAGCCCGACCCGGTCGTTGTTGCGGATCGCGGAGAACGCCAGGAGCGCCGAGACCTCGGCGGCCATCTCGAGCTTCGTGGCCGCGCCGGTCCCGAATCTCGCGGACCCGCTCCCGTCCACGACGAGCACGACGGTCAGCTCGCGCTCCTCGGTGAACTTCTTGACGAACGGGTGGCCCATGCGCGCGGAGACGTTCCAGTCGATGGTCCTCACGTCGTCGCCCGGCTCGTACTCGCGCACCTCCGCGA containing:
- a CDS encoding DUF58 domain-containing protein — translated: MTPREVLRRVRRLEIRTRKVVDESLAGSYHSVFRGRGMEFAEVREYEPGDDVRTIDWNVSARMGHPFVKKFTEERELTVVLVVDGSGSARFGTGAATKLEMAAEVSALLAFSAIRNNDRVGLLL